The proteins below are encoded in one region of Bacillus vallismortis:
- a CDS encoding XkdQ/YqbQ family protein — protein MIELFVIKETEWLELVTESVSLEGQRYQAPRSITAKIITKQGTHSYYSVSEGDTVLFKWKGKELFRGIVFSRNPEEHGLTFTAYDMLQYLVKNKDAYVFSNKRADEIIKRLARDFQIPTTSIANTGYTIKSLVFKDDTSLYDMILKALKQTKSQTGRNYQLYSAKGKLGLRAWPDPSEVWVLETGVNITGYQYSTSINDTATRVKLRRQKDNKTYTATASDNTGISKYGVLQYVETVSDNINQAQLQERAKVKQAQRKGVKKELKSIQAIGIPDLQSGLPVYISIPEVGVKKTYWIDTDKHEFKGSTHTMTIDVVEKNSIPDGVSS, from the coding sequence ATGATAGAACTTTTCGTCATTAAAGAAACGGAGTGGCTTGAGCTGGTAACTGAAAGTGTTTCTCTTGAGGGACAACGGTATCAGGCACCCCGATCGATCACAGCAAAGATCATAACGAAACAAGGAACCCATTCATATTACAGCGTATCAGAAGGGGATACGGTTCTGTTTAAGTGGAAAGGGAAAGAGCTGTTTCGAGGTATTGTGTTTTCTCGCAATCCGGAAGAACATGGGCTGACCTTTACGGCTTATGACATGCTGCAATATCTGGTTAAGAACAAAGATGCTTATGTGTTCTCCAATAAGCGTGCAGACGAGATTATAAAACGATTGGCGAGGGATTTTCAAATCCCGACGACGTCCATTGCAAATACGGGTTACACCATTAAATCCCTTGTGTTCAAAGACGATACGAGCCTTTATGACATGATTCTGAAAGCCTTGAAACAAACGAAAAGCCAAACCGGAAGGAATTATCAATTATATTCTGCGAAGGGAAAGCTTGGACTTCGCGCTTGGCCTGATCCGTCAGAAGTATGGGTGCTGGAGACGGGTGTGAATATCACCGGATATCAATACAGCACGTCCATTAATGACACAGCCACAAGAGTAAAGCTGCGGCGTCAGAAAGACAATAAAACTTATACGGCTACCGCAAGTGACAACACGGGTATCAGCAAATACGGCGTGCTTCAGTATGTAGAAACGGTTTCCGATAACATTAACCAGGCGCAGCTTCAGGAGCGTGCGAAAGTCAAACAGGCACAGAGAAAGGGTGTAAAAAAAGAACTCAAAAGTATTCAAGCGATTGGGATTCCGGATCTTCAGAGTGGTTTGCCCGTCTATATTTCAATTCCGGAAGTTGGGGTTAAGAAGACATACTGGATCGATACAGACAAACACGAATTTAAAGGATCGACACACACGATGACCATTGATGTGGTTGAGAAAAATTCTATCCCTGATGGTGTTTCCTCATGA
- a CDS encoding LysM peptidoglycan-binding domain-containing protein gives MTRSVYEFWISQGKDKLRLPVLPEQIDISNTIQNESVKVASFGEITFIDKPGAKEISFSSFFPKKHSPLAEYKGFPSPENAIAKIEKWVKFKKPVQFLITGTKINLTCSIEVFSYSEGQKDIGDRDYEIKLKEYKTASPRKIKQKKKTKKKRPSKSAPKTYTVKKGDTLWDLAGKFYGDSTKWRKIWNVNKKAMIKRSRRNIRQPGHWIFPGQKLKIPQ, from the coding sequence TTGACTAGATCCGTTTATGAATTTTGGATTTCGCAAGGGAAGGACAAGCTGCGGCTTCCTGTCCTTCCTGAACAAATTGATATATCCAACACAATTCAAAATGAATCAGTAAAAGTGGCCAGTTTTGGGGAGATCACTTTTATAGATAAACCGGGAGCGAAAGAGATTTCGTTCTCTTCTTTTTTTCCAAAGAAACACAGCCCGCTTGCTGAGTATAAAGGATTTCCTTCTCCTGAAAATGCTATTGCAAAGATCGAGAAATGGGTGAAATTTAAAAAGCCGGTTCAATTCTTAATTACTGGAACGAAAATTAATTTAACTTGCAGTATCGAGGTTTTTTCTTATAGCGAGGGCCAAAAAGATATAGGTGATCGTGATTATGAAATAAAGCTGAAGGAATACAAAACTGCTTCGCCGCGGAAGATCAAGCAGAAGAAAAAGACGAAGAAGAAACGGCCATCTAAATCAGCTCCTAAAACATACACCGTTAAGAAAGGCGATACACTGTGGGACCTTGCCGGCAAGTTTTATGGAGACAGTACAAAATGGCGCAAGATCTGGAACGTCAATAAAAAGGCTATGATTAAGCGTAGCAGACGGAATATTAGACAGCCAGGACACTGGATCTTTCCTGGTCAAAAATTAAAGATACCGCAGTAA
- a CDS encoding phage tail tape measure protein — protein MAKLTATFDLQDKITRKLRKIQVNAERLQRAANGPLIFDAEDRTERVIRRIDRSASRLTGRTRSIEVGLDDRVSNGLHSIRQQTEDLTEGSHEVTVSVNDQATPRFRLIRGGLSDLSRSHAEPTVSVRDHASNQLDEIRRHVSDVDSEHAEPTVSIKDKASAVLDAIEAKLDGLKNATVTLAVGGGLSAGAIMGSGKSAMSQDAYVSATSKVSKKDAARMTDQIYYDNKAGGSREEVSLSLRTLSQQTGASKKALAELTESSSKIAQLMNADQAEVDRAFSSMYNNLKMSGKDSGDLIAYVYRNAGDQADDLLDTMNEYSSTFKDMKLTGGQIANAMIKGTKGGARNFDNLADSMREFNIRRTEMSDSQVDAFKSLFGAKETEKMFKGFKDGSISGQESLFKVADALSKVKDKTKRASIATELIGTQYEDLKQPILDMAEGIGTSAKTTGELERSFSQLRDNNPMTPINDAMRDFESISKDMGTSLLTGLGPAFDKIDSFLNSKEGQEKLKEIKKDITDLGEAIGDKLNVAIEWTVNHWDDLKTAFKVVIPSLIGLIAYLKILRPLLKGIGTVGSDAAGVIRKLIPNRTPGGDPNTRSGRRNGKAARNTGRRGGRSGTASSPTSLPRSGGLTCCCCSGIGGSDRSRKGRGKNASGRRGNPTSVNPSNRSITVSSEQLERRRSGRTAADPVRSAGSRASVNTTSSELRAAGQATGGASKFGKALSPLKSVGKFAKGIPLLGTALAATDLLGMTKENAGEKVGSFAGNLGGAAAGGAAGAAVGSVVPVVGTAVGGVVGSIAGGIGGSDLGSSIGKWFDDGGASKAWDGIVDGAGNAVDWIEDTWSDFSDWLMDNVWNPVSDWAGDKIDKITDKFEDAKKWLTDTWNDVSSWFVDNVWTPIYNTAVPIINLVVGAFLFAWDGIQALWKIVSTWFLDNVWNPLVDGVTDAADWIWTKINDAWTWISDTWSTVSTWFMDNVWNPISDAVATVAGWIQDHIDYARIWIQLKWLQVATWFYDNVWNPISTAVSDVANWIWTKINEAWTFISDLWSTVSTWFMDNVWTPVSDAVTNAANWIWTKLNEAWTWISDKWSAVSAWFSENVWNPIVSKVEDAKKSISEKFESAKTAVTDAWKGVKTWFTKNVGDPLGEIADGIKEKFEDTFWWVIKLKGLADAGGEIIGNIIGRGEDATGLHQKRSVKSSSGKNSSGGGGIGLAQSQPSAPTSIFPKQKSVLEAERNATGGYITKPTISWIGEAGKEFVIPVDNNKGRGKMLLSQAASKLGMSVVDDMASASSAGGETAVSPLAGGSTVSATVSPTVDTSSLNEQAASFGQQFTQGFDQGIGDNVVSMDAWKQKNVGQPMKNLISYSPNYGKQVVNGYANGQNSTATGTDGFLQTKVKTPFQNTVNKSSSWGTGTIKGFASGQNSSQTGTDQYVNTHVNKPFLKSKESSNGWGTGMIGNFVSGMNSKGSEVHEAAKELAKKVEKAFREELDIHSPSRVMMSLGRFASIGVVKGLDSVDVKKYAEKQAGSLAAAYSGMGAVSGNVKQWIMAALMATKTPLSWLPGLLTIAQHESGGNPNAINLWDSNAKAGHPSQGLMQTIPSTFNAHKAPGMGNIRNPIHNAAAAIGYIKSRYGSIDNVPGIKSLRHGGPYVGYANGGLITKEQIARVGEGNKREWIIPEERGIRGRYLLAQAAKALGMEVTDPAQTGQTELPSGQVTAATAGSNQTTVTAAGGKEVVIQFNGDQHFYNDQDVNSFVSKIKQALVDELEQDINIGTKGVVAFD, from the coding sequence ATGGCTAAACTAACAGCTACGTTTGATTTACAAGATAAGATCACCCGAAAGCTTCGAAAGATACAAGTGAATGCAGAGAGACTTCAGAGGGCCGCTAATGGCCCTCTTATTTTTGATGCTGAAGATCGAACAGAGCGGGTTATAAGAAGAATTGACCGATCAGCAAGCCGCTTGACTGGGCGGACTCGATCAATTGAAGTCGGTTTAGATGATCGGGTTTCAAATGGTTTGCATTCTATACGCCAGCAAACAGAGGATCTTACTGAGGGTAGCCATGAGGTGACGGTTTCCGTTAATGATCAAGCTACACCACGGTTTCGCTTAATTCGTGGAGGTCTCTCTGATTTGAGTCGCTCGCACGCTGAACCAACTGTTTCAGTTCGTGATCATGCGTCAAACCAATTAGATGAGATCCGGCGCCATGTGTCCGATGTAGACAGCGAACATGCTGAACCTACTGTTTCTATTAAAGACAAAGCTTCAGCGGTTCTGGATGCAATTGAGGCAAAATTAGACGGCCTGAAAAACGCTACTGTCACCCTGGCAGTTGGCGGCGGACTGTCGGCTGGTGCAATTATGGGTAGCGGGAAAAGTGCTATGTCCCAAGACGCTTATGTTTCAGCGACTTCGAAAGTCAGCAAAAAAGACGCTGCTAGAATGACAGACCAGATCTATTATGACAACAAAGCAGGAGGATCCCGGGAAGAAGTCAGCTTATCTCTGAGAACCTTGTCACAACAGACAGGGGCATCTAAAAAAGCCCTAGCTGAATTGACTGAGTCATCTAGCAAGATCGCACAGCTCATGAATGCTGATCAGGCGGAAGTGGACCGGGCCTTCAGCTCAATGTATAACAACTTGAAAATGTCCGGGAAAGACAGTGGGGATTTAATCGCGTATGTGTACCGGAACGCCGGTGACCAGGCCGACGATTTGCTGGACACGATGAATGAATACAGTTCCACTTTTAAAGACATGAAACTCACAGGCGGCCAGATCGCTAATGCCATGATTAAAGGGACAAAGGGCGGGGCGAGAAACTTCGACAACCTCGCTGACAGTATGCGTGAATTTAACATTCGCCGTACTGAAATGTCTGATAGTCAAGTGGACGCGTTCAAATCGCTATTCGGAGCCAAAGAAACAGAGAAGATGTTCAAAGGGTTTAAAGATGGTTCAATCAGTGGCCAAGAAAGCTTATTTAAGGTTGCTGATGCCTTATCAAAAGTCAAAGACAAGACTAAGCGGGCATCTATCGCCACGGAGCTAATAGGAACGCAATATGAGGACCTGAAGCAGCCGATTTTAGATATGGCTGAAGGCATTGGCACAAGTGCAAAAACAACAGGTGAACTGGAACGCAGCTTTTCTCAGCTTCGGGATAACAACCCAATGACGCCGATTAATGACGCCATGCGGGATTTTGAAAGCATATCTAAGGATATGGGAACCTCACTGCTTACCGGTTTAGGCCCAGCCTTTGACAAGATCGACTCGTTCCTAAACAGCAAGGAAGGTCAAGAAAAACTCAAAGAGATCAAAAAGGATATTACTGATCTTGGCGAGGCCATAGGTGACAAGCTGAATGTGGCCATTGAGTGGACGGTGAATCATTGGGACGATTTAAAAACAGCCTTTAAAGTTGTGATTCCTTCTTTAATTGGATTGATTGCATATTTGAAAATCCTACGGCCGCTCTTAAAAGGAATTGGAACTGTCGGAAGTGACGCAGCGGGAGTAATTCGAAAGTTGATTCCCAACCGTACTCCCGGAGGTGACCCTAATACACGAAGCGGCAGACGGAATGGAAAGGCTGCTCGTAATACAGGAAGGCGGGGTGGCCGTTCTGGAACTGCTTCGAGTCCAACTAGTCTACCACGGAGCGGCGGCTTAACATGTTGTTGCTGTAGCGGTATTGGCGGAAGTGACCGCAGTCGTAAAGGGAGAGGGAAAAATGCTTCAGGCAGGCGCGGAAATCCAACCAGTGTGAACCCTTCTAATAGATCTATTACTGTTTCATCCGAACAGCTAGAAAGAAGGCGTTCAGGAAGAACAGCAGCTGATCCTGTTAGAAGCGCAGGTTCTAGAGCTTCAGTAAACACCACCAGTTCCGAACTTCGTGCAGCAGGCCAAGCGACAGGCGGAGCCTCAAAGTTCGGGAAAGCTTTAAGTCCTCTGAAAAGTGTCGGTAAATTTGCGAAAGGTATCCCTCTGTTGGGAACTGCATTAGCGGCAACCGATTTGCTCGGGATGACCAAAGAAAATGCAGGTGAAAAAGTTGGTTCCTTTGCGGGAAATCTTGGCGGAGCTGCTGCAGGTGGTGCCGCGGGAGCAGCCGTTGGTTCTGTTGTCCCTGTTGTCGGTACTGCGGTTGGCGGAGTTGTCGGGAGTATCGCAGGCGGTATAGGGGGGTCTGATTTAGGATCCTCTATTGGCAAATGGTTTGATGATGGCGGCGCGTCAAAAGCATGGGATGGGATTGTAGACGGTGCAGGAAATGCCGTCGATTGGATCGAGGATACTTGGTCTGATTTCTCAGATTGGTTAATGGATAACGTCTGGAACCCAGTTAGTGATTGGGCCGGCGACAAGATTGATAAGATCACTGACAAATTCGAGGATGCTAAGAAATGGCTAACTGATACCTGGAATGACGTATCATCCTGGTTTGTGGATAACGTGTGGACACCTATTTATAACACAGCAGTTCCGATTATAAATTTAGTAGTTGGTGCCTTTCTATTTGCTTGGGACGGTATCCAAGCTCTCTGGAAGATTGTCTCCACTTGGTTCCTGGATAATGTCTGGAATCCATTAGTTGACGGTGTCACTGATGCTGCTGATTGGATTTGGACAAAAATAAATGACGCTTGGACTTGGATCTCAGACACATGGTCAACTGTCTCCACTTGGTTCATGGATAATGTTTGGAATCCCATTAGTGATGCAGTGGCAACTGTGGCTGGCTGGATACAAGATCATATTGATTATGCGCGAATCTGGATCCAATTAAAATGGCTTCAAGTGGCAACTTGGTTCTATGACAACGTCTGGAATCCAATCAGTACAGCAGTTAGTGACGTAGCAAATTGGATTTGGACGAAGATCAACGAAGCATGGACTTTTATTTCAGATTTATGGTCTACAGTCTCAACTTGGTTTATGGATAATGTGTGGACGCCGGTAAGTGATGCTGTCACTAATGCAGCAAACTGGATCTGGACAAAGCTTAACGAAGCATGGACATGGATATCTGACAAATGGAGTGCTGTTTCAGCTTGGTTTAGTGAAAATGTTTGGAATCCAATTGTCTCAAAAGTGGAAGATGCCAAAAAATCCATTTCAGAAAAATTTGAGTCAGCAAAAACAGCAGTGACAGACGCGTGGAAAGGTGTTAAAACTTGGTTCACTAAAAATGTGGGTGATCCTTTAGGTGAAATTGCTGACGGAATTAAGGAGAAGTTTGAAGATACCTTCTGGTGGGTCATTAAGCTAAAAGGATTAGCTGACGCTGGAGGGGAGATCATAGGCAATATCATAGGGAGAGGTGAAGATGCAACAGGTCTTCATCAAAAAAGATCTGTTAAATCCTCATCCGGTAAAAATTCTAGCGGTGGCGGAGGAATTGGTCTTGCTCAGTCTCAGCCATCAGCGCCAACAAGTATTTTTCCTAAACAAAAAAGCGTTCTTGAAGCTGAAAGGAATGCGACGGGCGGCTATATTACGAAACCAACCATTTCGTGGATTGGTGAAGCAGGTAAAGAGTTTGTGATCCCTGTTGATAACAACAAGGGACGCGGTAAAATGCTTCTTTCTCAAGCCGCTTCTAAATTAGGAATGAGCGTTGTTGATGACATGGCTTCTGCTTCATCAGCAGGTGGTGAAACTGCTGTTTCTCCATTAGCCGGCGGATCAACAGTTTCCGCTACAGTATCTCCTACCGTTGACACATCGAGCCTTAATGAACAGGCTGCTTCTTTCGGTCAACAGTTCACGCAGGGCTTTGATCAAGGTATTGGAGATAACGTCGTTTCAATGGATGCTTGGAAACAGAAAAACGTTGGCCAACCTATGAAAAATTTGATCTCCTACTCTCCGAATTACGGAAAACAAGTGGTCAATGGTTATGCTAACGGCCAGAACAGTACGGCAACCGGAACAGATGGCTTCTTGCAGACGAAAGTCAAAACACCATTCCAGAACACTGTGAATAAATCCTCTTCATGGGGAACTGGTACGATCAAAGGGTTTGCGTCCGGTCAAAATAGTTCACAAACTGGCACTGATCAGTATGTAAATACTCATGTGAATAAGCCGTTTTTGAAGTCTAAAGAATCATCAAACGGATGGGGAACCGGAATGATCGGGAATTTTGTTTCAGGTATGAATTCAAAGGGCAGTGAGGTCCATGAGGCAGCCAAGGAACTAGCAAAAAAAGTCGAGAAAGCTTTCCGTGAAGAGTTAGATATCCATTCACCTTCTCGAGTTATGATGAGTCTCGGTCGTTTTGCTTCTATCGGTGTTGTAAAAGGGTTGGATTCTGTTGATGTGAAAAAATATGCTGAAAAACAAGCTGGATCACTGGCTGCTGCTTACTCAGGAATGGGTGCGGTGAGCGGGAATGTGAAACAGTGGATTATGGCCGCTCTTATGGCCACAAAAACACCGTTGAGCTGGCTACCGGGACTCTTGACGATTGCTCAGCATGAATCAGGAGGTAATCCGAACGCTATTAACCTGTGGGATAGTAACGCGAAGGCAGGACATCCATCCCAAGGGCTCATGCAGACGATACCGAGTACCTTTAATGCGCATAAAGCGCCGGGTATGGGTAACATAAGAAACCCGATTCATAACGCTGCTGCCGCGATCGGCTACATTAAAAGCAGATACGGCTCAATTGACAATGTGCCTGGCATTAAAAGCTTGAGACATGGCGGTCCGTATGTTGGTTATGCTAACGGCGGCCTGATCACAAAAGAACAAATTGCTCGTGTCGGGGAAGGAAATAAACGTGAATGGATCATTCCGGAAGAACGGGGGATCCGCGGGCGCTATTTGTTAGCTCAAGCAGCTAAGGCGCTCGGCATGGAAGTCACAGACCCGGCTCAAACCGGTCAAACTGAACTACCATCAGGCCAAGTCACAGCTGCTACCGCAGGAAGCAATCAAACAACTGTGACAGCTGCAGGCGGTAAAGAGGTTGTCATTCAGTTTAATGGTGATCAGCATTTCTATAATGATCAAGACGTGAACAGCTTTGTGTCTAAAATTAAGCAGGCCCTTGTCGATGAACTTGAACAAGATATCAACATTGGGACGAAGGGAGTCGTTGCGTTTGACTAG